The Brassica oleracea var. oleracea cultivar TO1000 chromosome C7, BOL, whole genome shotgun sequence sequence AACAACTACTACTTTGTAAATTGCTCTAAATGTGTCTCTATTTGTCTGTTAATTGAATCCCTTGTGCTGCGATGGGTCACACAAAAAAACTGAAAATCTGAGATTTATGGATCATTCAGATAAATTACAGTTTTTTTTTTGTTGCCCTGAACAAGATAATGCGTCTGTTAAAACTTTTAAATTTGCTAGTGTAATGGATGAAGAATTAATGAAAACTTTATTCTGATACTTAATGGATTTAAAAGACATTCTTGTTAAATGTGTATGTGGTGGTAAAAGAATAGCAACTCTGTATTTTAGTATGGGTTTTTATTCATGCAACCTGTTTCCAAAAGGTTAAATAAAATCTCGTGAGTATCTTTATGCACAGTGCCAGCTTTCCAGAAAAGAAAAGAGCCGAGGGAGATCAACCTTCTTCCAATACTTCTTTTGAAGCCTCTCAACGCATCAAGCTGGTGAGTACAATCACTTTCTTTCCCTTTTTTTTTAAAGTGTATTGGTATTTGTTAAAGAACAGCCTAAGACGCTGAGACATGATTCTTGCCTTGTTGGATTTATCTTTATGTTTCTTTTGACTACTAAGTATCTTTCTCTCTCGCTCTCTCTCTTTCTACCCCAAGCTGCTTTTTTTCCTTTTGCATCTTTTTTGTGAAAGCCTGCCTTTACACAAATTCTTCGCTATTCTTCCTTGTATCCTTCTTACTTGTCTTGTACTTTAAAAAAAAAAACGAATTTCCTTTCTGGTATTAAGTTGTTAGAAACTAAACTCTCTTAAAAAAGAGTGTCCGAAGCTGTTTCTTTATAAAACCTCTTCTGAGACAGGTTATCGTTTTATGGAATTTGTCTGACTTGGTTTATTAGGACATGGGTCGTTCAAATGAATCAGCCAAAGACAAGCCTAATCAGTCTCATTCAATCACCGAAACTTCATTGAAGCAAGAGGTAAATGTGTTGTACAATTTGTTTTTACTTGGTAATCATGTCCTTATTCCTGTGGGTTGGAATCACAGATTGATCAGCTCGAGACAAGACTACAAGATCAGTTTAAGGTTCGTTGTGCATTTGAAAAGGCGTTAGGCTATCGAACAGCGTCTTCGTACATGCTGACTGAAGCAAACGACATTCCTATGCCCAAGGTCAGTCCCAAAACTGTATTATATCTTTTAGAAATGAGCTCTGTGCATCTAAAGTCTAAAGATACGTTCTTGTTTTTTTTTTTCCCTTTCTTCTTTCAGCCGGCTATTGATTTGATAAAAGACATTGCGGTTCTGGAGATGGAAGTTATACATTTGGAACAGTATCTTCTTTCATTATATCGAAAAGCCTTTGACCAGCAAATCTCTTCTGCATCCCCAAACTCAAAGAAGGAGAGGCCAAAGTCTCCTCCTGTGACAACCACCCCTAGAAGGCGTTTAGGCTTTTCTGAAGAAGATAATGATACCCCATCGAAAACAGATCCCTTGCTTGATGATGATCAGAATCAACCAAAGGAAACCGAAATGGAATCCAGTTTTCACCGTAGCCACTCGCAGCGTTCATCATTTGAGAGTAGAAAAGCTTCTCCAGAAGAGTCTTGGAGTAAAGCCACCCGCTCTTGCCACTCCCAGCCGCTGTATGCGCAGAAGGGAGAGAATCTAATCAGTCTAGCTGAACATCTTGGCACTCGAATCTCAGATCACGTTCCAGAGACGCCCAACAAGCTGTCTGAAGGGATGGTCAAGTGTATGTCAGAGATATACTGCAAGCTTGCAGAGCCAGCACCTTGTGTACTACTACAAGAAGGGCTTTCATCGCCAAACTCGTCTTTATCATCAAGGAGTGCATTCTCGCCCTCTGACCAATACGATACATCGAGCCCTGGATTAGGAAACAACAACTCCTCCTCGTTCGATGTACGTTTAGACAACTCTTTCAATGCACAAGGAGAGAAGGAGGACTTCAGTGGACCTTACAGCAACATGGTTGAAGTGATTTGCATTTACAGAGACGCCAAAAAGGCCAGTGAGGTCGAAGATCTTCT is a genomic window containing:
- the LOC106301208 gene encoding uncharacterized protein LOC106301208 — its product is MGFGVGGGSRMLDLRMVQSHKRSKSASFPEKKRAEGDQPSSNTSFEASQRIKLDMGRSNESAKDKPNQSHSITETSLKQEIDQLETRLQDQFKVRCAFEKALGYRTASSYMLTEANDIPMPKPAIDLIKDIAVLEMEVIHLEQYLLSLYRKAFDQQISSASPNSKKERPKSPPVTTTPRRRLGFSEEDNDTPSKTDPLLDDDQNQPKETEMESSFHRSHSQRSSFESRKASPEESWSKATRSCHSQPLYAQKGENLISLAEHLGTRISDHVPETPNKLSEGMVKCMSEIYCKLAEPAPCVLLQEGLSSPNSSLSSRSAFSPSDQYDTSSPGLGNNNSSSFDVRLDNSFNAQGEKEDFSGPYSNMVEVICIYRDAKKASEVEDLLQNFKSLISRLEEVDPSKLKHEEKLAFWINVHNALVMHAYLAYGIPQNNVKRVLLLLKAAYNVGGHTVSAEAIQSSILGCKMSHPGQWIRLLFASKKFKAGDERLAYAIDHPEPLLHFALTSGSHSDPPVRVYTPKRIHQELETSKEDYIRINLSLRNQKVQLPKLVETFAKESGLCSTGLTEMVYRSIPESSRKCFKRCQSGSSKSRKAIDWIPHSFTFRYLILREAAK